The Streptococcaceae bacterium ESL0687 genome has a segment encoding these proteins:
- the fabK gene encoding enoyl-[acyl-carrier-protein] reductase FabK: METKITELLNIEYPIFQGGMAWVADGDLAGAVSKAGGFGIIGGGNAPKDIIKGHIRRIREITDKPFGVNIMLHSPFVDEIVDLVIEEGVKVVTTGAGSPKKYMERFKEAGMIVIPVVASVAQAKSMARIGVDAIVAEGMEAGGHIGQLTTMTLVRQVTDAVDLPVIAAGGIADGKGMAAAFMLGAEAVQLGTRFIVAKESNAHQNYKDKVLKAKDISTVISASHFGHAVRAIKNQLTKDFEAAELAAFKQENPDLSVFEEMGAGKLPASVIHGDVDNGSVMAGQIAGLVRKEETVEEIILDLYQGFQAEIKAAAKWID, from the coding sequence ATGGAAACTAAAATTACTGAATTATTAAACATTGAATATCCAATCTTCCAGGGCGGAATGGCCTGGGTTGCTGATGGAGATTTAGCTGGTGCCGTATCTAAGGCAGGGGGCTTTGGAATTATCGGTGGTGGTAATGCACCTAAAGATATCATCAAGGGACATATCAGACGTATTCGTGAGATTACAGATAAGCCTTTTGGTGTTAATATCATGCTCCACTCACCATTTGTTGATGAAATTGTGGACCTTGTGATTGAAGAGGGTGTGAAGGTTGTAACGACTGGAGCTGGTTCACCTAAGAAATACATGGAACGCTTTAAAGAAGCTGGAATGATTGTTATTCCAGTAGTTGCAAGTGTTGCCCAGGCAAAATCAATGGCAAGAATTGGTGTTGACGCCATTGTTGCTGAAGGTATGGAAGCTGGTGGTCACATCGGTCAATTAACAACCATGACCCTGGTTCGTCAGGTAACCGACGCAGTTGATTTACCTGTTATTGCAGCAGGTGGGATTGCTGACGGTAAAGGAATGGCAGCAGCCTTCATGTTAGGAGCTGAAGCTGTTCAACTTGGAACTCGTTTCATCGTTGCCAAGGAGTCAAATGCCCACCAAAACTATAAAGATAAGGTTTTGAAGGCCAAAGACATTTCGACTGTTATTTCAGCAAGTCATTTTGGTCATGCTGTGCGTGCCATCAAAAACCAATTAACTAAAGACTTTGAGGCAGCTGAACTTGCAGCCTTCAAACAAGAAAATCCAGACTTATCAGTATTTGAAGAAATGGGAGCTGGGAAACTTCCAGCATCTGTAATTCACGGAGATGTTGATAATGGTTCAGTTATGGCTGGACAAATAGCTGGTCTTGTTCGTAAGGAAGAAACTGTTGAGGAAATCATTTTAGATTTATATCAAGGTTTCCAAGCTGAAATAAAAGCAGCTGCTAAGTGGATTGACTAA
- a CDS encoding acyl carrier protein, with product MAVFEKVQEIIVEELGKDASEITLETTFDSLDADSLDIFQIINEIEDEYDIAIETEDGLNTVGDLVAFVDEKIAE from the coding sequence ATGGCAGTATTTGAAAAAGTTCAAGAAATTATCGTTGAAGAATTAGGGAAAGACGCAAGCGAAATCACATTAGAAACAACATTTGATTCACTTGACGCTGACTCACTTGATATCTTCCAAATTATTAACGAAATTGAAGATGAATACGATATCGCTATTGAAACTGAAGATGGTTTAAATACAGTTGGTGATTTAGTAGCATTCGTAGACGAAAAAATTGCTGAATAA